The Euphorbia lathyris chromosome 8, ddEupLath1.1, whole genome shotgun sequence genome has a window encoding:
- the LOC136202371 gene encoding probable LRR receptor-like serine/threonine-protein kinase At3g47570 isoform X1 has translation MEKINSFSVIIILCFMCLLKCIDESKAISNINADEDALLALKARITNDPQNLLASNWSKDTSVCNWIGITCGTRHRRVTKILLENTRLTGTVPPQIGNLSFLGTFSLFNNSFHGSLPVELSNLRRLKFFLLAYNLFTGTIPSWIGSFSQLQLLGLDTNHFGGGIPLQICNLSKLHHLYLGINNIEGEIPKCIGNLINLETLAMVRNSIGGQIPSSIGNLTALRTLDFGENKLTGSIPFEMGNIAYLEELYLGVNNLDGMLPSNIFKITTLKNLVLDTNNLSGSLPPSFGLYLPNLEGIYIGDNNFHGPIPISLSNASKLTEIDLDLNMFSGIIPVALGNLRKLQFLNLWNNQLNSQPLLTLFSSLTNCKKLTFLDLGNNPLKATLPIFIGNLSSSLEYFKMYGSGLIGTIPKEIGNLTSLISLNLGDNNLKGFIPRTIRKMRKLQILDIELNRIQGSIPTELCGLQRLSDIYFGGNKLSRNIPSCLGNLSSLRKLYLDSNKLNSTIPSTFWRLKDVLELKLSSNSLSGDLPIDIGSLRAITLLDLSRNQLSGSIPPIFECLQTLKRLSLSNNRLEGSIPESFGDAISLEFIDLSFNNLSGKIPNSLEKLKYIKDFNVSFNELQGEIPNGGPFMNLTTQSFIGNKGLCGAPKFQVNPCRTSNENHSKKIKITLVAIVLTTLALGIVIVVLIWHWKRKTRLLTHQVNFPPLPIWQRISIHELQRATNKFDEVNLLGKGSFGSVYRGNLSNGLSVAVKVFNLELEGAFRSFDVECEVLREIRHRNLVKIITSCCTTEFKALVMDFMPNWSLEKWLYSHNYFLDIFQRLNIMIDVASAVEYIHHGYMTPIVHCDLKPSNILLDDDVVAHVTDFGIAKLVGEDQSFIQTINLATIGYMAPEYGSEGLVSIKGDIYSFGILLIETFTRKRPTDEMFNEDMSMKKWVKDSVPSGVTQLVDPNLLRVNERHYLAKIDCTSSIMNLALKCCVDVPKERIGIKDVLITLNKIKVKLLNDVQLT, from the exons ATGGAGAAAATAAATTCTTTTTCAGTCATAATTATTTTGTGTTTCATGTGTTTACTGAAATGCATAGATGAAAGCAAAGCCATAAGTAATATCAATGCTGATGAGGATGCGTTGCTTGCCTTGAAAGCTCGTATCACTAATGATCCTCAAAATCTATTAGCATCAAACTGGTCTAAAGATACATCAGTGTGCAATTGGATTGGTATTACTTGTGGAACTCGTCATCGCAGAGTTACGAAGATACTACTTGAAAACACCAGATTAACAGGAACCGTTCCTCCACAAATTGGGAACCTTTCATTCCTAGGCACATTCTCTTTATTCAATAACTCATTCCATGGCTCTTTGCCGGTTGAACTTTCCAATTTACGCCGATTGAAGTTTTTTCTCTTGGCATATAATCTTTTCACTGGGACTATCCCCTCTTGGATTGGATCTTTCTCCCAACTTCAGTTACTTGGTCTCGACACTAATCACTTTGGAG GTGGCATTCCCTTACAAATATGCAACTTATCAAAACTCCATCATCTTTATTTGGGAATCAATAATATTGAAG GAGAAATTCCAAAGTGCATTGGTAATCTTATAAATTTGGAGACATTAGCCATGGTAAGAAATTCCATTGGTGGTCAAATTCCTTCATCTATTGGAAATCTTACCGCATTAAGGACTCTTGACTTCGGAGAAAACAAATTGACAG GCAGCATTCCCTTTGAAATGGGTAACATTGCTTACCTGGAGGAACTATATCTCGGAGTTAACAACCTTGATGGAATGCTTCCTTCCAACATTTTTAAAATTACAACATTAAAGAATTTAGTGTTAGATACTAATAATCTCTCAGGCAGTCTTCCTCCAAGTTTTGGTCTCTATCTTCCCAACCTTGAGGGAATTTATATTGGAGACAATAATTTCCATGGTCCTATTCCCATATCTCTCTCTAATGCCTCTAAACTCACTGAGATTGActtggatttaaacatgttCTCTGGCATTATTCCAGTTGCTCTTGGAAATTTAAGAAAGCTTCAATTTCTCAATTTATGGAACAATCAACTCAATAGTCAACCTTTACTGACTTTATTTTCCTCATTGACGAATTGCAAAAAGTTGACATTTTTAGACTTGGGTAACAATCCATTGAAGGCTACTCTACCAATTTTCATAGGAAACCTATCTTCTTCCCTCGAATATTTTAAAATGTATGGTTCTGGACTAATAGGAACCATTCCCAAGGAAATTGGAAACTTAACTAGCTTGATTTCATTGAATCTAGGAGATAACAATTTAAAAGGATTCATTCCTAGGACAATTAGAAAAATGAGGAAGCTTCAAATATTAGATATTGAGTTAAATAGAATCCAAGGGTCCATACCTACTGAATTATGTGGTTTACAGAGATTGAGTGACATATATTTTGGGGGTAATAAGCTCTCTAGAAATATCCCGTCTTGTTTGGGTAATCTCAGTTCTCTTAGAAAGCTCTATTTGGATTCTAACAAACTCAATTCTACTATTCCATCAACTTTTTGGAGGCTTAAAGATGTGCTTGAACTCAAGCTATCATCAAATTCCTTAAGCGGTGATCTTCCAATAGATATTGGCAGTTTGAGAGCTATTACATTACTTGATTTGTCTAGAAATCAATTATCAGGTAGTATACCACCCATCTTTGAATGCCTTCAAACTCTAAAGCGTCTCTCTTTATCTAATAATAGATTGGAGGGTTCCATTCCTGAATCATTTGGTGATGCTATAAGTTTGGAATTCATAGATTTGTCATTCAATAATCTCTCAGGAAAAATACCCAATTCCCTAgagaaattaaaatatatcaagGATTTTAATGTGTCCTTCAATGAACTACAAGGAGAAATTCCTAATGGAGGGCCGTTTATGAACTTAACAACCCAATCATTTATAGGAAATAAAGGACTTTGTGGGGCACCTAAATTCCAAGTCAATCCATGCAGAACTAGCAATGAGAACCATTCAAAGAAAATCAAGATAACACTGGTTGCAATTGTATTAACAACTTTGGCACTTGGAATTGTTATTGTTGTCCTAATTTGGCATTGGAAAAGGAAAACAAGATTGTTGACTCACCAAGTGAATTTTCCACCTTTACCAATATGGCAAAGAATTTCTATTCATGAGCTTCAACGGGCAACAAATAAATTTGATGAGGTGAATTTGCTTGGCAAGGGGAGTTTTGGTTCGGTATATAGAGGGAATCTTTCAAATGGCTTGTCCGTTGCAGTTAAGGTTTTCAATTTGGAGTTAGAAGGAGCATTCCGGAGTTTTGATGTGGAGTGTGAAGTACTGCGTGAGATTCGACAtagaaaccttgtgaaaataatcACGAGTTGTTGTACCACTGAATTTAAGGCTTTAGTCATGGACTTCATGCCTAATTGGAGCCTGGAAAAGTGGTTGTATTCTCACAACTACTTTTTGGACATTTTTCAGAGATTGAACATAATGATTGATGTTGCATCAGCAGTTGAATATATTCATCATGGTTATATGACTCCTATTGTTCATTGTGATTTGAAGCCTAGTAATATCCTTCTAGATGACGATGTGGTTGCTCATGTAACTGATTTTGGCATAGCGAAGCTCGTCGGAGAAGATCAATCTTTCATACAAACTATAAATCTTGCAACTATTGGATACATGGCCCCAG AGTATGGATCAGAAGGACTTGTTTCTATAAAGGGTGATATATACAGTTTTGGTATTCTGTTGATCGAAACTTTCACAAGAAAAAGGCCTACGGATGAGATGTTTAACGAAGATATGAGTATGAAGAAATGGGTTAAAGATTCAGTACCTTCTGGAGTCACTCAACTTGTTGATCCCAATTTGCTTAGGGTCAACGAACGACATTATTTGGCTAAGATAGATTGCACATCTTCAATTATGAACTTAGCCTTAAAATGTTGTGTAGATGTACCTAAGGAGAGGATTGGTATCAAAGATGTTCTAATTACTCTCAACAAGATCAAAGTTAAGCTTCTCAATGATGTTCAATTAACTTAA
- the LOC136202371 gene encoding probable LRR receptor-like serine/threonine-protein kinase At3g47570 isoform X2, whose product MEKINSFSVIIILCFMCLLKCIDESKAISNINADEDALLALKARITNDPQNLLASNWSKDTSVCNWIGITCGTRHRRVTKILLENTRLTGTVPPQIGNLSFLGTFSLFNNSFHGSLPVELSNLRRLKFFLLAYNLFTGTIPSWIGSFSQLQLLGLDTNHFGGEIPKCIGNLINLETLAMVRNSIGGQIPSSIGNLTALRTLDFGENKLTGSIPFEMGNIAYLEELYLGVNNLDGMLPSNIFKITTLKNLVLDTNNLSGSLPPSFGLYLPNLEGIYIGDNNFHGPIPISLSNASKLTEIDLDLNMFSGIIPVALGNLRKLQFLNLWNNQLNSQPLLTLFSSLTNCKKLTFLDLGNNPLKATLPIFIGNLSSSLEYFKMYGSGLIGTIPKEIGNLTSLISLNLGDNNLKGFIPRTIRKMRKLQILDIELNRIQGSIPTELCGLQRLSDIYFGGNKLSRNIPSCLGNLSSLRKLYLDSNKLNSTIPSTFWRLKDVLELKLSSNSLSGDLPIDIGSLRAITLLDLSRNQLSGSIPPIFECLQTLKRLSLSNNRLEGSIPESFGDAISLEFIDLSFNNLSGKIPNSLEKLKYIKDFNVSFNELQGEIPNGGPFMNLTTQSFIGNKGLCGAPKFQVNPCRTSNENHSKKIKITLVAIVLTTLALGIVIVVLIWHWKRKTRLLTHQVNFPPLPIWQRISIHELQRATNKFDEVNLLGKGSFGSVYRGNLSNGLSVAVKVFNLELEGAFRSFDVECEVLREIRHRNLVKIITSCCTTEFKALVMDFMPNWSLEKWLYSHNYFLDIFQRLNIMIDVASAVEYIHHGYMTPIVHCDLKPSNILLDDDVVAHVTDFGIAKLVGEDQSFIQTINLATIGYMAPEYGSEGLVSIKGDIYSFGILLIETFTRKRPTDEMFNEDMSMKKWVKDSVPSGVTQLVDPNLLRVNERHYLAKIDCTSSIMNLALKCCVDVPKERIGIKDVLITLNKIKVKLLNDVQLT is encoded by the exons ATGGAGAAAATAAATTCTTTTTCAGTCATAATTATTTTGTGTTTCATGTGTTTACTGAAATGCATAGATGAAAGCAAAGCCATAAGTAATATCAATGCTGATGAGGATGCGTTGCTTGCCTTGAAAGCTCGTATCACTAATGATCCTCAAAATCTATTAGCATCAAACTGGTCTAAAGATACATCAGTGTGCAATTGGATTGGTATTACTTGTGGAACTCGTCATCGCAGAGTTACGAAGATACTACTTGAAAACACCAGATTAACAGGAACCGTTCCTCCACAAATTGGGAACCTTTCATTCCTAGGCACATTCTCTTTATTCAATAACTCATTCCATGGCTCTTTGCCGGTTGAACTTTCCAATTTACGCCGATTGAAGTTTTTTCTCTTGGCATATAATCTTTTCACTGGGACTATCCCCTCTTGGATTGGATCTTTCTCCCAACTTCAGTTACTTGGTCTCGACACTAATCACTTTGGAG GAGAAATTCCAAAGTGCATTGGTAATCTTATAAATTTGGAGACATTAGCCATGGTAAGAAATTCCATTGGTGGTCAAATTCCTTCATCTATTGGAAATCTTACCGCATTAAGGACTCTTGACTTCGGAGAAAACAAATTGACAG GCAGCATTCCCTTTGAAATGGGTAACATTGCTTACCTGGAGGAACTATATCTCGGAGTTAACAACCTTGATGGAATGCTTCCTTCCAACATTTTTAAAATTACAACATTAAAGAATTTAGTGTTAGATACTAATAATCTCTCAGGCAGTCTTCCTCCAAGTTTTGGTCTCTATCTTCCCAACCTTGAGGGAATTTATATTGGAGACAATAATTTCCATGGTCCTATTCCCATATCTCTCTCTAATGCCTCTAAACTCACTGAGATTGActtggatttaaacatgttCTCTGGCATTATTCCAGTTGCTCTTGGAAATTTAAGAAAGCTTCAATTTCTCAATTTATGGAACAATCAACTCAATAGTCAACCTTTACTGACTTTATTTTCCTCATTGACGAATTGCAAAAAGTTGACATTTTTAGACTTGGGTAACAATCCATTGAAGGCTACTCTACCAATTTTCATAGGAAACCTATCTTCTTCCCTCGAATATTTTAAAATGTATGGTTCTGGACTAATAGGAACCATTCCCAAGGAAATTGGAAACTTAACTAGCTTGATTTCATTGAATCTAGGAGATAACAATTTAAAAGGATTCATTCCTAGGACAATTAGAAAAATGAGGAAGCTTCAAATATTAGATATTGAGTTAAATAGAATCCAAGGGTCCATACCTACTGAATTATGTGGTTTACAGAGATTGAGTGACATATATTTTGGGGGTAATAAGCTCTCTAGAAATATCCCGTCTTGTTTGGGTAATCTCAGTTCTCTTAGAAAGCTCTATTTGGATTCTAACAAACTCAATTCTACTATTCCATCAACTTTTTGGAGGCTTAAAGATGTGCTTGAACTCAAGCTATCATCAAATTCCTTAAGCGGTGATCTTCCAATAGATATTGGCAGTTTGAGAGCTATTACATTACTTGATTTGTCTAGAAATCAATTATCAGGTAGTATACCACCCATCTTTGAATGCCTTCAAACTCTAAAGCGTCTCTCTTTATCTAATAATAGATTGGAGGGTTCCATTCCTGAATCATTTGGTGATGCTATAAGTTTGGAATTCATAGATTTGTCATTCAATAATCTCTCAGGAAAAATACCCAATTCCCTAgagaaattaaaatatatcaagGATTTTAATGTGTCCTTCAATGAACTACAAGGAGAAATTCCTAATGGAGGGCCGTTTATGAACTTAACAACCCAATCATTTATAGGAAATAAAGGACTTTGTGGGGCACCTAAATTCCAAGTCAATCCATGCAGAACTAGCAATGAGAACCATTCAAAGAAAATCAAGATAACACTGGTTGCAATTGTATTAACAACTTTGGCACTTGGAATTGTTATTGTTGTCCTAATTTGGCATTGGAAAAGGAAAACAAGATTGTTGACTCACCAAGTGAATTTTCCACCTTTACCAATATGGCAAAGAATTTCTATTCATGAGCTTCAACGGGCAACAAATAAATTTGATGAGGTGAATTTGCTTGGCAAGGGGAGTTTTGGTTCGGTATATAGAGGGAATCTTTCAAATGGCTTGTCCGTTGCAGTTAAGGTTTTCAATTTGGAGTTAGAAGGAGCATTCCGGAGTTTTGATGTGGAGTGTGAAGTACTGCGTGAGATTCGACAtagaaaccttgtgaaaataatcACGAGTTGTTGTACCACTGAATTTAAGGCTTTAGTCATGGACTTCATGCCTAATTGGAGCCTGGAAAAGTGGTTGTATTCTCACAACTACTTTTTGGACATTTTTCAGAGATTGAACATAATGATTGATGTTGCATCAGCAGTTGAATATATTCATCATGGTTATATGACTCCTATTGTTCATTGTGATTTGAAGCCTAGTAATATCCTTCTAGATGACGATGTGGTTGCTCATGTAACTGATTTTGGCATAGCGAAGCTCGTCGGAGAAGATCAATCTTTCATACAAACTATAAATCTTGCAACTATTGGATACATGGCCCCAG AGTATGGATCAGAAGGACTTGTTTCTATAAAGGGTGATATATACAGTTTTGGTATTCTGTTGATCGAAACTTTCACAAGAAAAAGGCCTACGGATGAGATGTTTAACGAAGATATGAGTATGAAGAAATGGGTTAAAGATTCAGTACCTTCTGGAGTCACTCAACTTGTTGATCCCAATTTGCTTAGGGTCAACGAACGACATTATTTGGCTAAGATAGATTGCACATCTTCAATTATGAACTTAGCCTTAAAATGTTGTGTAGATGTACCTAAGGAGAGGATTGGTATCAAAGATGTTCTAATTACTCTCAACAAGATCAAAGTTAAGCTTCTCAATGATGTTCAATTAACTTAA